A part of Lacibacter sp. H407 genomic DNA contains:
- a CDS encoding CHAT domain-containing protein, with product MVFLFLFFSGDEKPSQKARWVEVYQPKDLLQAYLEKLYDLTDEQPFYLSNKADSLEQTLWRKPKLKEERIAYLDFVLNIAYHLLQQGQIQASTRWYEKGLNYQQKQNISYEQEEYIVKPLGNNYVRLGDYDKAVALQQTAIQQATTGNKYELLPSLYSNLAISYFWLGNYTATQEQCNNGLQYVSFQKTITGLLYNVKADAFYAAGDKDSSSYYNQKAISFYKSADAADADASWIVSALQLSAKLLADQKQWKAAVLKLQNAEKILEQTYPDSRQRDKAKLKAEKGNLFLQLNQTDSSTRNFKEGLQFFSIDNKGFFPDHTVTALYEGLARSFKQLQPDSSLYYYQAAIANDYYCNQLISSSANSLQSSINNDAMHEKAIAFFQERYQQTKNILLLEQQLWLMELSKGRKLLNEQNRSRQWQQDSTQNNRQQLFAELRNDYLLLAEAKDVTIKSQISERIRQQELELGLQENRFAQLLELPSFEVFQKKLREVTSTSSFVSYSLSGDFFHVLFAANGKIQSATISAASMVQQVDSFMQVYFSYGSSAFANNPAAYFTTSNQLLKQLLPFETGNQPLIVSADAILHRLPFEALSVDGKQQFLGEANAVSYVYSFLQYVQTTKDNKQKSPVTVYTFSQQHAGFTALPNSVLEAKQLQKEYKATVTAATSTTEAAFTQSIQSSSVLHIASHAVADSAQQPYLVLKQKFYLGQLQYIVTASPLVVLTACETAAGSLQDGEGVASIGRTFISKGVKAVVASRWKVDDAVAPVFIHSFYSSLQQQHSPVTALYEARKQYLHNTTNLAQKDPLLWAGFSYIGVDQQIELQTSSFNWYWLVLLLIFPIGFHLFRKLKQ from the coding sequence TTGGTATTTCTTTTCTTATTTTTTTCGGGTGATGAAAAGCCTTCTCAAAAAGCAAGATGGGTAGAAGTATATCAACCCAAGGATCTGTTGCAGGCGTATCTTGAAAAGCTGTATGATCTTACAGATGAACAGCCATTCTATCTTTCCAACAAAGCAGATTCTCTTGAACAAACCTTGTGGCGCAAACCAAAGTTGAAAGAAGAGCGAATTGCTTATCTCGATTTTGTCTTAAATATCGCTTATCATTTACTACAGCAGGGACAAATACAAGCAAGTACACGTTGGTATGAAAAAGGATTGAACTATCAACAAAAACAAAATATTTCCTACGAACAGGAAGAATACATTGTTAAGCCGCTTGGCAACAATTATGTTCGGCTGGGTGATTATGATAAAGCAGTGGCATTGCAGCAAACGGCCATACAACAGGCAACTACAGGAAATAAATACGAACTGCTTCCATCTTTATATAGCAACCTTGCGATCAGTTATTTCTGGTTAGGAAATTATACAGCTACACAGGAACAGTGCAACAACGGATTGCAATATGTTTCATTTCAAAAGACCATCACCGGTTTATTGTACAATGTAAAAGCCGATGCATTTTATGCAGCAGGCGATAAAGACAGTTCATCTTACTACAATCAAAAAGCAATTTCCTTTTATAAATCAGCTGATGCTGCAGATGCCGATGCTTCCTGGATAGTGAGTGCATTGCAATTATCTGCAAAGCTTCTGGCCGATCAAAAGCAATGGAAAGCAGCCGTATTGAAATTGCAGAATGCAGAAAAAATATTAGAACAAACTTATCCCGACAGCAGGCAACGGGATAAAGCTAAATTGAAAGCGGAAAAAGGAAACTTATTCCTGCAGTTAAACCAAACCGATAGCAGTACACGCAATTTTAAAGAAGGGTTACAATTTTTCTCCATCGACAACAAGGGCTTCTTTCCTGATCATACGGTCACTGCTTTGTATGAGGGACTTGCCCGTTCGTTCAAACAACTGCAACCCGACAGTAGTTTGTATTATTACCAGGCTGCAATTGCCAATGATTATTACTGCAACCAATTGATCAGTTCATCAGCAAACAGTTTGCAGAGTAGTATAAACAATGATGCAATGCATGAAAAAGCGATTGCATTTTTCCAGGAACGTTATCAGCAAACAAAAAACATTCTCCTGCTTGAACAGCAATTGTGGTTAATGGAGTTATCGAAGGGAAGAAAGTTGCTGAACGAGCAAAACCGCAGCAGGCAATGGCAACAGGATAGCACGCAAAACAACCGTCAACAACTATTTGCTGAGTTGCGTAACGATTACTTATTATTAGCAGAGGCAAAAGATGTAACAATCAAATCGCAGATCAGCGAACGGATACGTCAGCAGGAGCTTGAATTGGGGTTGCAGGAAAACAGGTTTGCACAATTACTGGAACTACCATCGTTTGAAGTTTTTCAGAAGAAGCTAAGAGAGGTAACATCCACCAGTTCGTTTGTGAGTTATAGTTTATCTGGAGATTTTTTCCATGTGCTGTTTGCAGCAAATGGAAAAATACAAAGTGCAACAATTTCTGCAGCTTCAATGGTGCAACAGGTGGATTCATTTATGCAGGTCTATTTTTCATACGGTTCATCTGCATTTGCCAATAACCCGGCTGCTTATTTTACAACATCAAATCAACTGCTAAAACAGTTGCTGCCTTTTGAAACAGGTAATCAACCGTTGATCGTTTCTGCTGACGCAATATTACATCGTTTGCCTTTTGAGGCATTAAGTGTTGATGGAAAACAACAATTTCTTGGTGAAGCAAATGCAGTAAGCTATGTATATTCATTTCTGCAGTATGTACAAACAACTAAAGACAATAAGCAAAAATCGCCTGTTACAGTTTACACTTTTTCACAGCAACATGCTGGATTTACAGCTTTGCCTAATTCGGTTTTAGAAGCAAAGCAATTGCAAAAAGAATACAAAGCAACAGTAACTGCTGCAACATCAACAACTGAAGCTGCATTTACGCAATCAATTCAATCATCTTCTGTTTTGCATATCGCCTCGCATGCGGTGGCAGACAGTGCTCAACAACCATATCTTGTTTTAAAGCAGAAGTTTTACCTGGGACAGTTGCAATATATTGTTACAGCTTCACCCTTGGTAGTATTGACTGCCTGCGAAACGGCTGCCGGTTCATTGCAGGATGGGGAAGGCGTTGCAAGTATTGGAAGGACTTTTATCAGCAAAGGAGTGAAGGCTGTTGTTGCAAGCAGATGGAAAGTGGATGATGCGGTTGCGCCGGTATTTATTCACTCATTTTATTCTTCATTGCAACAACAACATTCACCTGTTACAGCTTTGTATGAAGCAAGAAAACAATACCTGCATAACACAACGAATCTTGCGCAGAAAGATCCTTTACTATGGGCCGGCTTCAGTTATATAGGAGTTGACCAGCAGATCGAATTGCAAACATCTTCTTTCAATTGGTATTGGTTGGTGCTCCTGTTAATATTTCCAATTGGTTTTCATTTGTTCCGAAAGTTGAAGCAATAG
- the dinB gene encoding DNA polymerase IV, with protein sequence MLFHNRVELAHKRIIAHFDLDTFFVSVERLNDPSLIGKPVIVGGTKERGVVSTCSYETRAFGVHSGMPMAQAMKLCPHAIVTQGTRGDYSRYSRWVTDIIAAKAPLFQKASIDEFYIDLTGMDRFFDPVKWTVDLRQEIIDTTQLPISFAMASNKLVAKIGTDLAKPNNYIVVEYGKEKEFLAPLRVNKIPGIGEKAYHTLLDLGIETIGDLQNVNPVMLEQQLGKHGRDLWLRSQGISSSEVNAYHESKSISSENTFHENRNDLPFLEAEIVRLTEKIAHELRQENKMAGCVSVKIRYPNFETQQRQASIPYTFYDDELIYNAKQLFHQLYKKGQPVRLLGVKLSELTDEASQTNLFQDVQKKNELYKAIDQVKERFGKALLTKGRNAKRKAEDNELPGVS encoded by the coding sequence TTGCTGTTTCATAACCGTGTAGAATTGGCACATAAACGTATCATAGCACATTTCGATCTTGATACATTCTTTGTATCAGTTGAGCGATTGAACGATCCTTCACTCATCGGCAAACCTGTGATCGTTGGCGGTACAAAGGAAAGAGGCGTAGTGAGTACTTGCAGTTATGAAACACGTGCATTTGGTGTGCACAGCGGTATGCCGATGGCGCAGGCGATGAAACTTTGTCCGCATGCAATTGTTACGCAGGGTACACGTGGCGATTACAGTCGCTATTCACGTTGGGTTACCGATATTATTGCAGCAAAAGCACCACTGTTTCAAAAAGCATCGATCGATGAGTTTTATATTGATCTTACAGGTATGGATCGGTTCTTTGATCCGGTGAAATGGACAGTTGATCTTCGACAGGAAATCATTGATACCACACAATTGCCCATCTCGTTTGCGATGGCGTCCAATAAACTCGTTGCAAAAATTGGAACCGATCTGGCAAAGCCCAACAATTATATTGTTGTTGAATATGGAAAGGAAAAAGAATTTTTAGCGCCGCTTCGTGTGAATAAAATTCCGGGAATAGGAGAGAAGGCCTATCACACATTACTGGATCTGGGTATTGAAACAATTGGCGATCTGCAAAATGTAAATCCGGTGATGCTGGAACAACAGTTGGGCAAGCATGGGCGGGATCTGTGGCTGCGTTCGCAGGGCATCAGCAGTAGTGAAGTAAATGCGTATCATGAATCAAAATCGATTTCCAGCGAAAATACGTTTCATGAAAACAGAAACGATCTGCCGTTTCTTGAAGCTGAGATCGTTCGCTTAACAGAAAAAATTGCACATGAACTGCGGCAGGAAAATAAAATGGCGGGTTGTGTATCCGTAAAGATCCGTTACCCCAATTTTGAAACACAACAACGCCAGGCCTCTATTCCGTATACGTTTTATGATGATGAACTGATCTACAATGCAAAGCAGTTATTTCATCAACTCTATAAAAAAGGACAACCGGTACGTTTGCTAGGGGTTAAGTTAAGTGAGTTAACCGACGAAGCTTCGCAAACAAATCTATTCCAGGATGTGCAGAAAAAAAATGAACTATACAAAGCCATTGATCAGGTAAAAGAACGTTTCGGGAAAGCGTTACTAACAAAAGGTCGCAATGCCAAACGCAAAGCAGAAGACAATGAATTGCCCGGTGTTTCCTAA
- a CDS encoding peroxiredoxin produces the protein MSLRLGDVAPNFQAKTSIGDIDLYDYLGDGWGVLFSHPADYTPVCTTELGKTALLKSEFEKRNVKVLALSVDGLDRHKGWISDINETQNTSVEFPIIADEDRKVANLYDMIHPNASETFTVRSLFIIGPDKKVKLFITYPASTGRNFYEVLRVIDSLQLTANYSVATPADWKEGEDVIVVPAVSTEAAIEKFPKGVKVIKPYLRYTPQPNK, from the coding sequence ATGAGTTTACGTTTAGGTGATGTAGCGCCGAATTTTCAGGCAAAAACAAGCATTGGTGATATAGATCTGTATGACTACTTAGGTGATGGCTGGGGTGTTTTGTTTTCGCATCCTGCAGATTATACACCTGTATGTACAACCGAGCTGGGAAAAACAGCTTTGCTGAAAAGTGAGTTTGAAAAACGTAATGTAAAAGTATTGGCGTTAAGTGTAGATGGACTGGATCGTCACAAAGGCTGGATCAGCGATATCAATGAAACACAAAACACAAGTGTTGAATTCCCGATCATTGCTGATGAAGACAGGAAGGTGGCGAATTTGTATGATATGATTCATCCCAATGCATCGGAAACATTTACCGTTCGTTCATTGTTCATCATTGGTCCCGATAAAAAAGTAAAACTGTTTATTACATACCCTGCTTCAACAGGCCGTAATTTTTATGAAGTGTTGCGTGTAATTGATTCATTGCAGTTAACAGCAAATTACAGTGTAGCAACACCAGCCGATTGGAAAGAAGGAGAAGATGTAATTGTCGTACCTGCAGTAAGCACAGAAGCAGCGATCGAAAAATTCCCCAAGGGCGTAAAAGTGATCAAACCTTATTTACGTTATACTCCGCAACCCAATAAGTAA